CAATGGCCATTCCGGTTGTTTCATCATCATTACTTCCTTTCACACCATCCAAAGCAGAAACAGCACGAATGTAAGCAACTCCACCACCAGGTACTATTCCTTCTTCAACAGCAGCACGTGTTGCATGTAAAGCATCGTCAACGCGATCTTTTTTCTCTTTCATTTCCACTTCAGTAGCAGCTCCAACATACAATACTGCAACTCCACCGGCTAATTTAGCCAAACGCTCTTGCAATTTCTCTTTATCGTAATCAGAAGTGGTAGTTTCAATTTGGGCTTTAATTTGATTTACCCTGGCTTTGATATCGTCTTTGTGACCGGCACCTCCAACAATAGTTGTGTTGTCTTTGTCGATGGTAACCTTTTCAGCTTGTCCAAGATAACTCAAATCAGCACTTTCCAATTTCCAGCCACGCTCTTCGCTAATTAATTGACCACCGGTTAAAATGGCGATATCTTCCAACATAGCCTTACGACGATCTCCAAAACCAGGAGCTTTTACAGCAGCAATTTTTAAGGTTCCACGAATTTTATTTACCACCAAGGTAGTTAAGGCTTCACCTTCCAACTCTTCAGAGATAATTAATAATGGACGACCGGTTTGAACGGTTTTTTCCAAAATCGGCAACAAATCTTTCATGCTGCTGATTTTTTTGTCGTGAATCAAAATGTAAGGATTGTCTAAAACCGCTTCCATTTTCTCAGCATTGGTAACGAAATAAGCCGAGATATATCCACGGTCAAATTGCATACCTTCCACTACATCAACGGTAGTATCGGTTCCTTTTGCTTCTTCAACGGTAATAACACCTTCTTTGGAAACTTTGGCCATTGCTTCTGCAATCAATTTACCAATTCCGTTATCGTTATTAGCCGAAATGGTTGCTACTTGCTCAATTTTGCTGTTATCATCACCAACAGCTTGTGATTGGCTTTGAAGGTTTTCTACAACCAAGCTTACTGCTTTATCGATACCGCGTTTTAAATCCATTGGATTAGCTCCGGCAGCAACGTTTTTTAATCCGGCTGTTACGATAGCCTGAGCCAAAACTGTTGCAGTAGTTGTTCCATCTCCTGCCAAATCCGCAGTTTTTGATGCAACTTCTTTCAACATTTGGGCACCCATGTTTTCGATCGGGTGTTTCAATTCAATTTCTTTTGCTACCGAAACACCATCTTTGGTAATGGTTGGAGCTCCAAATTTTTTCTCAATTACCACATTACGGCCTTTAGGACCAAGGGTAACTTTTACTGCATTAGCCAATGCATCAACTCCTTTCTTCAAGGAATCACGGGCTTCTAGGTTAAAAGTGATATCTTTTGCCATGTTTTAAAATTTTAAATTAAGTGTTAGAATTAAAGAATTGCGAAAATGTCGCTTTCACGCATAATGAGGTATTCTTTTCCCTCAACGGTGATTTCAGTGCCGGCATACTTGCCATATAAAACCTGATCCCCAACTTTAACTGTTACAGGCTCATCTTTTTTGCCATTGCCAACAGCAATAACGGTTCCACGTTGTGGTTTTTCTTTGGCGGTGTCGGGAATAATGATACCGCTTGCAGTTCTTTCTTCAGCAGGTGCTGCTTCAACAAGCACTCGGTCTGCTAATGGACGGATTGATACTGACATGTTATTTTTTATTTAAAGGTTAATATTAGAGATTTTTGCTCCGCCCTTCTCAGATATTATGCCAACCAAAACTTTATTGTCAATTTTTCAGCCTATGGTTAAACCCTTTGAAATTTTGTCAGTTTAATTGGCAATATTTTCCATCTCTTAAATCTGGAGTCATACCTTTGCCTACATGTTACATTTAAAAACCTGGTATAAAAAAACTTCCCTGGCATTCCTTATTGCTTTTTCAGCTTACCTTCCCTCCAAGGCTCAGGTAAATGTAAAAGACAGCACTTTGGCTTTTCCCTTGTTTAAGTTTAGTTATGCCTATCAGTTGGTGGGTGGAGATATGGCCAAACGTTTTGGTAATAATTCCTCCGTTGGATTTGATTTTCTATACAAAACAAAAAGTAGAATCCTGGTTGGAGCAGATTTTCGTTACTTGTTTGGCAATGAGGTTAAAGAAGATCCATTGGTGCATTTACGTACGCCCGACGGTAACCTGATTGGACAAGATGGTTACTACATTGGTGTAAACATGTTTGAAAGAGGCTGGAGTGTGATGGGCAAAATAGGATATATATTCTCCTTCAAAGGAATTACCGGGCCCAATCCAAATTCCGGACCTTTTATAACGCTTGGTGGAGGTTTTATGGAGCATAAAATCCGCATTCAGGTGGAAGATAATAATGTAACTACCCTGGATAAAGAAGGCAAAAAAGGTTACGATCGATTAAGTAATGGCCCGGCATTTGGAGCAAGTATCGGATACATGTATTTGAGTAATAAACGTTTGATTAATTTTTTTGTGGCTGCCGAATTTATTGGTGCTTTTACCCAATACCAACGTGCCTATGATTACACTACCGGATTACCTAACAACGACAAGTATTTCGACCACTTATTAGGTTTTAGGGTGGGTTGGGTAATTCCTTTATACAAACGCTCTGCCGCAGAGTATGTTTATTAGCAAGCCTTCTCATTTAACTCGGTGTTTGTTTATGCGGGCCCCCTCCGCCCATATTTGGCTGCATAGCAATTCCAAGCGGTATTGCATGGGCGTTCGGGTCACGCTATCGGCTGTAGTCCTCGTCGCACTTGGCTAGCGCCGCGTGCTCCTGTGGGCTACTTGCCTCTATCGTTGCCCGAGGGTGCAAGCCCAACTGCCAGCATTTCAAAATAACAAATGGGGAAAAAAGGTGAAACAAAATTAGACAGCCAGCCAGGGAAATGGAACCCAAACCATGGTTTTGCACTTCAGCTTCGGGTAGGGATAGCAGTGGAAAGCCCGCAGACGACCGTGGCACTAGCCCGGGCGGTGAGGACTTGGAACGAATAGCCCGACCTGAGCCTTACAAAAGTTGGTTAAATAGGTTTAAGGTTGTGCGAAGGGACCCGCCAAATTCATCTTAAACAGGTTAACCTGCACAAACACCCTTTACATCATTTTACAATTCCATTTTTATTCCTGGAAAATAAAAGAATAGTACCATCTTTGTGAACCTAATTCTATTACTTAATGGACAAATCAAACTTTACGAAATATTTCCTCGGTCTGTTTCTTCTTGAACTAGGATTGGAATTTTTCCATATTCAATGGGCTATTTTCCTTGTAAAACCAGCAGTTACCGGGTTTATCATTTACTATTTCTATACCCAAAGCAAAAAGAATGTTTCAGTGTTTAGCAAATCCATTCTGATAGGATTAATAGCCAGTTTGGGTGGAGACATTTTCCTGATGTTTCCCCGGTATAACCCGAATTTTTTCCTGGTGGGATTGGTTTCCTTTTTAATTGCCCATTTGTTTTATATACGGGGATATTTTCAAAACATCAAGCAAAGTGGACATTCCAATTCATTTTCGGTGAAAGTGATGGTAAGCAATCCTATCGTTTTAATGAGTTTGGCCATGTATTCGCTAATGAAAAACGATTTGGGGGAGATGAAAATTCCGGTATTATTTTATATGACAGCTATTACCTGCATGGGCGTGATGGCCGGTTTACGAATCAATCACACCAGTTCGAGCAGTTGGAAAAAGGTATTGGGTGGCGCTATCCTTTTCTTACTATCTGATTCTATTATAGCGCTCAACAAGTTTGTACATCCGTTTGAATATTCCAATTTGGCCATTATGTCAACTTATTATGTGGCTCAATTTTTCATTGCCACAGGATGTTTGGAGCATTTAGAAAGAAAGGCGACACTTAGCGAATAACGGTAACATGACCGTACTTTTTGGCTGAATCGCCCATGGGAGTAAAAAACTCGAATACATAGGTAAAGGTACCTTCAACAGGTTCACCTTGGCGATTGGTTCCATTCCAACCCCAGGTTGGGTGTTTAGCGCGGTAAATTTCTGCACCCCAACGATCGTAAATTCGCACTTCCGACATATTAAAACCTTCTCCAACGGCATACCACATATCATTGACATTATCTTCATTAGGAGTAAAGGCATTGGGCAGGTAAACATTTAAATCGGGGAAGGCATGAATCATCAGAACGGCTGTATCCAGGCAGCCTTCGCGATTCTCGGCAAGTAAGGTAACATCGTACCATCCGGAGTCGGCATAAACATGAGCAGAGTTATAAGTTGCTGCAGTATCACCATCGCCAAAATACCAAATATAGTTAATGGCATCGATGGAAGAATTAATAAAGACAAATTCTCTTGGTCCATTTTGACGGGAAGTAAACCGGGCTTCAGGTCCAACCACTTCAACTAACACCTTAGCCGAATCTACAATTCCACAAAGGTCGGTAACTTCCACGACAAAATATCCGGAAAATGCGGGACTGGCAAAAGCCTGATCGGAGGTAGATTGATCAAATTTCCATCGATATGTATAAGGAGCTTTACCTTCCGAAACATCGATGGTCATGGTAGCAGTATCGCCTCTGCAAATTCGGGGTGAATTCACAACAAATTGCATTGGAACATAACCTGGTATGGTGATGGTAACCGAATCTTTTACCAATTGAGTTCCACAGGTATCAGTTACCTCTACAAAGTAAGTGGAAGTATTTAAGGGGAAAACGGTAACGGTATCGCGGGTAGAAATTTGAGTTCCATTTTCATTGGTCCAACGGTACACATATCCGGGGTTTCCGCCTTGTGGGAAAACCTGCAAAAGTGTTTGGGCAGGACAAGGAGTTAATACATCCGGAGTAGTAGTTAAGGTAATTGGAGTTTGGTCTACAATGGTGAGGGTAAGGGTTGGGACTTCGCTTTGGCAAGCAATATTGATTAGGGGAGTAACGATAATGTTTTCAGCACCTTCTGTAATGTTATCCTGAAGAATGGTAATATCAACAGAAGCTACATTAAATCCAGCAGGAATGGTTACAGAAGTGGCAGAAACCTCGTAATCCAATCCTTGAGTAGCAGAACCATTCAATGCAAAATTGATGGTAAGAGGAGAACTGGTATTACCGGTACGGCTAAAAATAATCTTTGAATTTCCACAAGCTTCCACCAAAGCCGTATCGTTTAAGGAAGCAGAATAATCCGATTGAGCTGAGAGCCCGATGGAACCGGCAGAAAAAGAGCCTGCTTCCAAAAATACGGCTGAATCAAAAGCCCCATCAAACACGTCGGCAACTGCGAGTTTAATGTGGTAAGTTTGGCAGGCATGAACGATTGCAGTAGCAGTTAAAACATTGGTAAAACCATCGTATTGAACAGTTTGTCCATCACCCGGGGTAAAAGAATCACCGTCGCCATTATCTACATAATAGGAGGGGTTATTAAAAGCATTCACGTTATTGATGCTTACCATGGTGGAAGTGCCCGGAATAAGAGCAATGTTCTGAACACCGGTGATTCCGGGACCCGAAATAAAAAAACCAAAAATATCGTTGTAATCAGAATTGGCGTATTCCATATATTCCTCGGATGCAAACACATAACGAAAGCTAAGGGTATCGGAAAGAGGAATAAAATCAAATTCAAGAATAGCGGCATCCTTGGAGACAAGTCCGGGGTCGAGACTTTCAAGGGTGGCATCGCCGGGCAGGAGTAAGTCAGTACTGGTACTTCCACTGTTATTAGGCCCACCGGCATCAATGGAATTACCGGTACTTAAGATAATTCCAGTTGCCATTCCTAAATTAGAACTACCATAAAAATAGCCAATTTGAGGGCCATTTCCATTGGCGGTACCATTAAAAACCACATTTGAAGCAGAAACACCTCCTCCCAGTAAAACATCCTGAACCAATTGCTGGGATGTTTGAGTATCATCCACTACCAATTGCCCAAACCCCTCTAAAACAGTGAGTTTTAGAAGGAAAAACAAAAAGATATAGCGTTTCAGTTTCAAATTATGACAACTTACAAAAATACACAAAATTCCGTTCAATTCAAATTAACGCAATGATTTTGAAAAAGTTGCTAAAAACAGTGGTTTAGAATTGGAAGTATTGAAGCATCTTTGCATACATGACTGCATTACCTCCCTGGATTAAACAAAAGCTATTAGGCCTTTTTGTAAAGACTAATGGTTTGGTTTCTAGTCCGATATTTGGTGGTAAAGGAATCATTTTTTGTTTTCATCGTATACTGCCCAAAAATGAACAGTCGCCCTTGTTTGGAGCCAAAGGAATGGCTGTTTCGCCGGAATATTTGGAATGGTTGATTCAAGTTTTAAAAGAAAAAAACTATGAATTTATCGACATGGATGAGGTGTTGCTTCGGATTCAAAATCCTGATAAAACTCGGAAATTTGTGAGTTTTGGATTTGATGATGGCTATGCAGATAACTTGCGGTTTGGATTACCCATTTTTGAAAAGCATGGGGTACCATTTACCATTTATCCGAGTTTAAATTTATTACAAGGAACCATGATACGGTGGTGGGATATTTTGGAGGAGCAAGTTTGGAATCATTCCAGCGTTAAATATGAATTTCCTGACAAAACACTGGAATTAAGCGCAGAGAATAAGGAAGAAAAGACCAAGGCCTGGTGGGAAATCAGGTCTCATATTTTAGATTGGGAAAGCCGACTCAGCAGAAACGAACTTTTGAGTTTGTTTTGCAAAGATGAGGCATGGAGTAAGGACTATACCTTATCGGTTGCCATCCCGGAAGCCAGTTTAATTGCCTTACGAAACCATCCCTTATTACACATAGGATCCCATACTGTTAATCACCTACCCTTAAAAAAATTAAAAGAAGAAGAAGTTCGTTACGAAATGTTGGAATCGAAGCGTTATTTAGAAAAGTTATTGGATAAGGAAATCAGACATTTGGCTTACCCGTATGGCTCCCCAAACGAATGTGGAGATCGAGAATTTAGAATGGCAAAAGAAATTGGATATCAGAGTGCGGTGACCTTTCAACCCGGAAATTTAACCGGGAAAAAACTTAACCCATTTGCCTTACCCCGATATGCCGGAGGAGAAATGATTGATAATGAAAAGCTACTACACATCCTTTCCGGAATACGACACTTTGCCGATAACTATTAAAACATAAAATTCTTACTATTTTTCACAAACTCCACCTTCCAAACTTACCTTTGTCAGCCTACCTAAATACCTATGAAAGTTAACATAATCGGTGCAGGAATTTCAGGACTTAGTGCCGGATGTTACCTTCAAATGTGCGGGTTTGAAACGCGGATTTTTGAAAAGCATACCATTCCCGGCGGACTTTGTACCAGTTGGAAAAAGGGAGATTATACCTTTGATGGATGCGCACATTGGATATTAGGAAGTGATTCAGGAAGCTCTTTTCATAAAATTTGGGATGAACTGATGGATTTGAATGCTATTCAATTTCATCACCATGACGTAAGGATGGCCATTGAACTCAAGGACCATGTAAACAAATATGGAGAAAAGACCTTCTATTTCTATACCAATCTGAACAAACTGGAAGCGTACTTATTGGATCTTGCACCGGAAGATAGTTATGAAATTAAGCGATTGGTGAATTCGGTTCGAATCATGCAAGAATTTGATTTACCGCCTATTCTGGATGATTTACCCTTTTGGGAGGCTACCAAACGAGGAATCAAAATGGCCAGGTATTGGAGGTTTTTCAAATTACTGATGGAATGGAAAAATGAGACCAATTTCAGTTTTGCCAAGAAATTGAAAAACCCCTTTTTGGCAGAAAGTATTCGCACGTTATACGACGAACATGAAGTGAATATGTTAGTGTTTACCATGCCATTAGCAGCAATGGATAAACAAAGTGCCGGTTATCCGATTGGTGGTTCCTTAAAATTTGCTGAACATTTAGAACAACGCTACCTGAGTTTAGGAGGCAAAATACACTACAAAACACCGGTACATAAAATATTGGTTAAAGATGGCAGAGCCACCGGTTTGCTTGTAAGAAACAATGTAGTACATGAATCCGACATAACGGTTTCGGCAAGTGATTGGCATTGGACCCTTTTCGAAGCTTTGGATGGAAAATTCATAGATAAAAAATCCCAACAATTTGCTGATTTAAAGGTTCTAGAGCCTTATTACGGGGTAGTACAGTTCTCCTTCGGAATCAATGCAGATTTACGTCACCTACCCCATTTCACCCGATTCCCGTTAGAAAAACCCATTGTTTCGCCTGATGGAACCAGCTATGACCGGTTTGAGGTTCATTTATACCACTATGACCCAACGATGGCACCCGAGGGAAAAACTTCCGTGGTAGTTAGTTATTACACCAAAAAAGGCGACTTCTGGATTCAGTTAAGAAAATCCAACCGGGCCCAATACCGGGAAGTAAAAAAAGCATTTCAGGAGCAAATTTTAAATGAGCTTGACAAACGATTAGGAGGAATAAAGGACAAGGTAGAAGAAATGGATTTTGCTACTCCTGCTTCGGTTTTAAGATATACGAACAATTGGAAGGGAAGTGCACAGGGATGGTTGCCCAGCAATAATATTTTTGAACTTTATTCTATTGGATTCTACCTGCCCGGACTCAGAGATTTCTTTTATTCCAGTCATTGGAGTCAACCCGGCGGAGGCTTACCTGTTGCTGCCAAACAAGGCCGGGATGTAGCAAAAGAAATTTGCAAAAAATACAAAGTGCCATTCAAGACCAGGTAACATGGACAAGTTCGATGTAGTGGTTATTGGTTCCGGATTAGGTGGATTGGAAACAGCCTGTATCCTTGCAAAAAACGGATACAAGGTTTGTGTTTTAGAAAAAAACCGGCAATTTGGGGGAACCTTGCAACTGTTTTCACGGGGAAAAGTGGTTTTTGATGCAGGTGTTCATTATATCGGAGGCTTAGGAGAAGGACAACCATTGCACAGACTTTTTAATTACCTGGGAATACTTGATAAGCTTCAAATAAAACCCTTGAATGCGGACGGATTTGACCACATCCAATTGGGAAGACGGGAAAACACCTATAAAATACCGCAAGGAAAAGAGGAATTTATTAAGACTATGGCAGCCTATTTCCCGGACGAAAGAAAGGCTATTGAAACGTATTGGGAAGATTTACAACGAATAACTGAGCAAACACCCTACTACAATGTTCATATTGAACCCGGTGAGTTTGTTCTATCACCCCACTACCAACAAAGTATTGGAGAATACCTCGATCAACTGACGGACAATACTACCTTAAAAAAAGTATTGGCCGGAAACAACTTACTTTATGCAGGGCAAGCCTACAAAACGCCTTTGTATGTACATGCCATGGTGGAGTTTGCCTACCTCCAAAGTGCCTGGAAATGCATAGATGGTGCTGACCAGATTGCCAAACTTTTATTAGAAAAGTTAAAGGAATGGGGAGGAGAAGCCAGGAATTACTCCGAAGTTCAATCCATTCAAACTAGTGGAGGAAGCGTTTCATCAGTAAAATTGACTTCAGGCCAGGAAATAACCTGTAACCGTGTAATAGCCAACATCCATCCGGAGAAATTGTTTGAAATGCTAGAACCAGGCTTATTAAGACCGGTTTACATCAATCGTATAAAATCATTGGACAATTCCACCTCGGCCTTTACCCTCAATTTAGTTCTTAAGCCCGAAACTTTACCTGTATTTAACCACAACATTTATTATCACCGATATCCTGAAATATGGACAACCGATTATGAATTAGAGGAATGGCCCAAAACAATAGCCGTATTTTGTCAGCCGGGAAGAAAGAACCCGAACTATGCAGAGAGTTTATCGGTTATGACTTATATGAAATGGGAAGAAGTAGAGCCTTGGGCGAGCACATTTCGGGTAATTCCAGGACATGCTGAAAGCAGGGGGGAGACTTATGAGCAATTTAAAAAAGAGAAAGCCTTAAAGATTATAGAGGAATTAGACAAGGTTTTACCCGGAATAGAAAAGCATATTCAGGAATATTCAGCACAAACGCCTTTAACCTACCGTGATTATTTAGGAACTCCCAAAGGAAGTATTTATGGAATCAGCATGAATTCAGAGGAGGCTATGAAATATATTTTTTCAAGCAGACAACGGATTGAAAACCTTTATTTGACAGGGCAAAACCTGAATCTGCATGGTGTTGTTGGAGTTACGATATCCGCTATAGTAACTTGTTCCGAAATACTTGGAAATTCGTTTTTATTAAACCAACTAAGGAAGGCTTGATTGCACTACCTTTGCGGCCCGAATTTTTAGGATGAAATTAGAAGAAGAAATCCAAAAGCGCCGCACGTTTGCGATTATTTCCCACCCGGATGCCGGTAAGACAACCCTTACCGAAAAGCTATTGCTTTTTGGTGGTGCCATACAAACGGCCGGTGCTGTTAAAAACAATAAAATCACCAAAACGGCGGCTTCCGACTTTATGGAAATTGAGAAACAGCGGGGGATTTCGGTGGCAACCTCGGTGATGTCGTTCGATTACCACGGAATTCGGGTAAACCTGTTGGATACCCCCGGACACAAAGATTTTGCTGAGGACACCTACCGCACCTTAACTGCAGTAGACAGTGTAATATTGGTCATCGATTGTGTAAAAGGTGTAGAGGAACAAACCGAGAAACTCATGGAAGTGTGTCGTATGAGAAACACCCCGGTGATTACCTTTATTAACAAAATGGACCGAGAAGGAAGCAATCCGTTTGACCTTTTGGATGAGATTGAGAAGAAGTTGAATATCAAGGTAAGACCATTAAGTTGGCCCATCAATATTGGTGCACATTTCAAAGGTGTATATAACCTATATGATAAGTCCTTAAACCTATTTAGTGCCAACAAAACCAAAATTTCTGACGATGTAGTTTCGATACAGAATTTGAAAGATCCGGGTTTGGACGAACTGATAGGAGAAAAGGATGCTAATCAATTGCGGGAAGACGTTGAATTAATTGAAGGGGTATATGATGAATTTGATGTAAACACCTATTTGGAAGGAGAAATTGCACCTGTATTTTTTGGATCGGCTGTAAACAACTTCGGGGTGAAAGAACTGCTAGAAACCTTTGTTCGCATAGCCCCTACTCCTATTCCAAGGAATACCGATGTAAGAATAGTAAAGCCGGAGGAATCTAACTTTACCGGTTTTATTTTTAAAATCCACGCCAATCTGGATCCCAAACATCGGGATAGGATTGCCTTTTTAAGGATTTGTTCAGGTAAATTCGAGCGAAATAAATTTTTTAAGCATGTTCGACTTGGCAAGGATTTCCGATTTTCCAATCCTTATTCCTTTCTGGCCCAGGATAAATCTGTGGTGGAAGAAGCTTTTCCCGGTGATGTAGTAGGATTGTACGATACAGGAAATTTCAAAATTGGCGACACCCTTACTGAAGGTGAAAAAATAATGTACAAAGGCATTCCAAGTTTTTCGCCGGAGTTGTTTAAGGAGGTAATTAATACCGATCCTATGAAGAGCAAACAACTTGAAAAGGGTATTGAACAATTATCGGATGAAGGAGTTGCCCAATTGTTTACGGTAAATCCGGGTAATAGAAAAATTATTGGAACCGTAGGAGACCTTCAGTTTGAAGTAATTCAATACCGTTTATTGAATGAATACGGAGCCTCGTGCAGATACCAGCATTTGAATTTTTACAAAGCCTGTTGGATTACTTCCGATGATGAAGCGGCCTTGCACGACTTCCTTCAATTTAAAGCCGGAAATATTGCCTACGACAAGGACCAAAACCCGGTTTATTTCGCCGAAAGTTCCTGGATATTAAACACCCAGATTGAGAAATATCCCAAGTTACAGTTTCATTTTACCTCAGAATTTAAAATGGAGGCTGCCAAGTAGTCTCCCAAAACCTATATAACCGTGATTTCAGTATCAAACCTTTCCGTTCAATTTGGAGGAACCTATTTATTTGAAGAAGTATCATTCCTGGTTAACCCTAGAGACAGGATAGGATTAGTTGGAAAAAATGGAGCAGGAAAATCGACTCTACTAAAAATTTTAGCCGGCAAACAGGCTTACGACAAGGGCGATATTGCAAAACCGGCCGGAAGTCATGTGGGTTATTTACCTCAGGAAATGAACCATGCGGATGGTTTCACTGTGATGGAGGAGGCTAAAAAGGCTTTTATTGAATTGGTGGAATTGGAGCAAAAAATCGAATACATCAACCAACAATTAACCGAACGTACCGATTACGAAAGTGATGGGTATTCGGATCTTATTCACCAATTACACGATGCCACCGAACGTTTTAGCATGCTGGATGGATATAACGTGGATGCTGCAACCGAAAAAGTACTGTTGGGTTTAGGATTTACCAGAGAAGATTTTGGAAGACAAACCTTGGAATTTAGCGGAGGTTGGAGAATGCGGGTTGAGTTGGCAAAAATCCTACTTCAAAAACCTGAAGTATTACTACTGGATGAGCCCACCAACCACCTCGATATAGAAAGTATACAATGGATTGAAGAATTCCTGGCCGACTATCCGGGAGCTATTTTACTCGTGAGCCACGATAAAGCATTTCTAGATAACATTACCAACCGAACCATTGAAATTTCACTTGGCAAAATTTATGATTACAGGGCCAATTATTCCAAATATGTGGAATTACGCGCTGAACGAAAAGCTACCCAGGAAGCAGCAGCCAAGAACCAACAAAAATATATTGAAAAAACTGAGCAATTAATTGATAAATATCGGGCTAAGGCAAACAAAGCATCCTTTGCCCAATCTCTTATCAAAAAATTAGATCGAATTGAGTTGGTTGAAGTGGATGAAGATGACAATGCCACCCTGCGCTTCTCCTTCCCTCCTGCTCCACACTCCGGAAAAGTTATTGCAAGAGCCGAACGATTAGGAAAAAGTTATGGAGACAAAAAGATTCTGGAAAATGTTGATTTCATTTTGGAACGTGGAGACAGGGTTGGATTCGTTGGGAAAAATGGAGCAGGAAAAACTACTTTGTCAAAAATTTTGGCTAAAAAACTCGACCATACCGGAATTCTGGAAGAAGGCCATCAGGTGAAATTAGGCTATTTTGCTCAAAACCAGACCGAAACCATGGACGGTGAAAAAACAGTTTTTGAAACCATTGACGAAGTAGCTGTTGGAGATGTACGCAAAAACATTCGTAACCTCTTGGGATCCTTCCTATTTGGAGGAGACTCGGTAGATAAAAAAGTGAAAGTACTTAGCGGTGGGGAAAAAAACCGCCTGGCTATGTGCAAATTGCTTTTAGAACCTTATAACTTTTTAGTACTGGACGAACCCACCAACCACCTCGACATGCGAAGCAAGGATATGTTAAAAACAGCCTTACTAAAATACGATGGAACCTTGGTTGTAGTTAGCCACGACAGAGATTTTCTCCAAGGATTAACCACCAAAATTTATGAATTCCCGGGAGGAACTGTTAAACAACATTATGGAGATATTTATGAATTCCTCCGATCAAAGAAGATTTCTAATCTGGCCGAATTAGAAAAAAAAGCAGCTAGCCCCAAAGTAGAAGAAAAGAAAAAAGAGGTTAGTTCTAACCCGGTTGATGACGAGAAAAGAAAACAAATGGAGAAACAAATCAAACAATTGGATAACTCCATCAAAAAACATGAAGAAATCATTGGGAAACTGGAAGAAGAACTAAAAAAAATCGACGAACTGATGACTCATCCGGAACAATTTAAGGAAGTTTCGAAGAATGACCCAACTATCTTTGAAAAGTACCAACGTCTTCAGGATGAACTTAATACAACCATGGAAACCTGGGAAAAACTACTAGAAGAAAAAGAATTAACAATGAAAAGTTAATTTTCTTACAAAAAAGCAAACCTTTCCTTAACCTTGGCGTTACAACCGAGGTTTTTTTTCTAACCCACCTGTGATAGTTAATTACCTAACGCT
Above is a window of Bacteroidia bacterium DNA encoding:
- a CDS encoding polysaccharide deacetylase family protein, with amino-acid sequence MTALPPWIKQKLLGLFVKTNGLVSSPIFGGKGIIFCFHRILPKNEQSPLFGAKGMAVSPEYLEWLIQVLKEKNYEFIDMDEVLLRIQNPDKTRKFVSFGFDDGYADNLRFGLPIFEKHGVPFTIYPSLNLLQGTMIRWWDILEEQVWNHSSVKYEFPDKTLELSAENKEEKTKAWWEIRSHILDWESRLSRNELLSLFCKDEAWSKDYTLSVAIPEASLIALRNHPLLHIGSHTVNHLPLKKLKEEEVRYEMLESKRYLEKLLDKEIRHLAYPYGSPNECGDREFRMAKEIGYQSAVTFQPGNLTGKKLNPFALPRYAGGEMIDNEKLLHILSGIRHFADNY
- a CDS encoding peptide chain release factor 3 gives rise to the protein MKLEEEIQKRRTFAIISHPDAGKTTLTEKLLLFGGAIQTAGAVKNNKITKTAASDFMEIEKQRGISVATSVMSFDYHGIRVNLLDTPGHKDFAEDTYRTLTAVDSVILVIDCVKGVEEQTEKLMEVCRMRNTPVITFINKMDREGSNPFDLLDEIEKKLNIKVRPLSWPINIGAHFKGVYNLYDKSLNLFSANKTKISDDVVSIQNLKDPGLDELIGEKDANQLREDVELIEGVYDEFDVNTYLEGEIAPVFFGSAVNNFGVKELLETFVRIAPTPIPRNTDVRIVKPEESNFTGFIFKIHANLDPKHRDRIAFLRICSGKFERNKFFKHVRLGKDFRFSNPYSFLAQDKSVVEEAFPGDVVGLYDTGNFKIGDTLTEGEKIMYKGIPSFSPELFKEVINTDPMKSKQLEKGIEQLSDEGVAQLFTVNPGNRKIIGTVGDLQFEVIQYRLLNEYGASCRYQHLNFYKACWITSDDEAALHDFLQFKAGNIAYDKDQNPVYFAESSWILNTQIEKYPKLQFHFTSEFKMEAAK
- a CDS encoding NAD(P)/FAD-dependent oxidoreductase; translation: MDKFDVVVIGSGLGGLETACILAKNGYKVCVLEKNRQFGGTLQLFSRGKVVFDAGVHYIGGLGEGQPLHRLFNYLGILDKLQIKPLNADGFDHIQLGRRENTYKIPQGKEEFIKTMAAYFPDERKAIETYWEDLQRITEQTPYYNVHIEPGEFVLSPHYQQSIGEYLDQLTDNTTLKKVLAGNNLLYAGQAYKTPLYVHAMVEFAYLQSAWKCIDGADQIAKLLLEKLKEWGGEARNYSEVQSIQTSGGSVSSVKLTSGQEITCNRVIANIHPEKLFEMLEPGLLRPVYINRIKSLDNSTSAFTLNLVLKPETLPVFNHNIYYHRYPEIWTTDYELEEWPKTIAVFCQPGRKNPNYAESLSVMTYMKWEEVEPWASTFRVIPGHAESRGETYEQFKKEKALKIIEELDKVLPGIEKHIQEYSAQTPLTYRDYLGTPKGSIYGISMNSEEAMKYIFSSRQRIENLYLTGQNLNLHGVVGVTISAIVTCSEILGNSFLLNQLRKA
- a CDS encoding NAD(P)/FAD-dependent oxidoreductase; its protein translation is MKVNIIGAGISGLSAGCYLQMCGFETRIFEKHTIPGGLCTSWKKGDYTFDGCAHWILGSDSGSSFHKIWDELMDLNAIQFHHHDVRMAIELKDHVNKYGEKTFYFYTNLNKLEAYLLDLAPEDSYEIKRLVNSVRIMQEFDLPPILDDLPFWEATKRGIKMARYWRFFKLLMEWKNETNFSFAKKLKNPFLAESIRTLYDEHEVNMLVFTMPLAAMDKQSAGYPIGGSLKFAEHLEQRYLSLGGKIHYKTPVHKILVKDGRATGLLVRNNVVHESDITVSASDWHWTLFEALDGKFIDKKSQQFADLKVLEPYYGVVQFSFGINADLRHLPHFTRFPLEKPIVSPDGTSYDRFEVHLYHYDPTMAPEGKTSVVVSYYTKKGDFWIQLRKSNRAQYREVKKAFQEQILNELDKRLGGIKDKVEEMDFATPASVLRYTNNWKGSAQGWLPSNNIFELYSIGFYLPGLRDFFYSSHWSQPGGGLPVAAKQGRDVAKEICKKYKVPFKTR